In Symmachiella dynata, the following are encoded in one genomic region:
- a CDS encoding tetratricopeptide repeat protein yields MTVGESLVNSALRFHRAGEYRMAEQFYTQILNETPAPAVHTNLGIVKRALGDFEGAIACYRRAIELDATCFEAHNNLGNLLWKQGRLAEALGSLKQAASLNPTAVMSRCTLGLIQTELGELDAAIDEFQTALRIAPEFAETHNGLGRALQLRGEFAQACVAYRRAIQLKPDFAAAHVSLGNALTALHRFDEACEHYRTALRINPAERTARDNLLMAMQYDPEFDVDELFGAHCELAQTMQCAAPSVVQHDNDPAPHRRLRIGYVSPDFRKHSVAFFMKPILARHDPSEVEIFCYAQVAQPDETTQRMRELAGNWRSTVGMSDAAVVELIRRDQIDILVDLAGHTAGNRLGVFSQKPAPIQVSYLGYGNTTGLSSVDYWLTGAVADPPGESRRHTETLIRLQRGIASYAPPTVAPDVAPPPSVRNGFLTFGSFNKRVKINPAVIRLWSRVLESLPTSRLVLKDRAYASQEMREITLAEFLRCGVEAERIDLIPRAESLRDHLQLYSQIDVALDPFPYGGSTTTCEALWMGVPVLTLRGNCYVSRMTSSLLTQIGLTGCIAETPDDFVRRAIAWDGQADCLAELRRELRTVCADSPLCDATGYTQELEAVYRTMWQTWCAQSSSLRIHERAIGGR; encoded by the coding sequence ATGACGGTCGGGGAATCATTGGTCAATTCGGCGCTGCGTTTTCACCGCGCGGGTGAATACCGAATGGCGGAACAGTTCTACACGCAAATCCTCAATGAGACCCCCGCCCCGGCAGTGCATACGAATCTGGGGATTGTGAAACGGGCTTTGGGGGATTTCGAGGGCGCGATTGCTTGCTATCGCCGGGCCATTGAACTCGATGCGACTTGTTTTGAAGCGCACAACAATTTGGGCAACCTGTTGTGGAAACAAGGGCGGTTGGCCGAGGCGCTGGGTTCCCTGAAACAGGCAGCGTCGCTCAATCCCACAGCAGTCATGTCCCGTTGCACGCTGGGATTGATTCAGACGGAATTGGGGGAACTGGACGCAGCGATCGATGAGTTCCAAACCGCGTTGCGGATCGCACCGGAATTCGCGGAGACGCACAATGGCTTAGGCCGAGCCTTGCAGCTCCGTGGTGAATTCGCCCAAGCCTGTGTGGCCTATCGGCGGGCGATTCAACTCAAACCCGACTTCGCCGCAGCACACGTCAGCCTGGGCAATGCGCTGACTGCCTTACACCGTTTTGACGAAGCGTGCGAGCACTACCGGACCGCCTTACGGATCAATCCAGCAGAACGGACTGCTCGAGACAATCTGTTGATGGCCATGCAGTACGATCCAGAGTTTGATGTCGATGAACTCTTCGGTGCGCATTGCGAATTGGCACAGACGATGCAATGCGCGGCACCATCGGTGGTGCAGCATGACAATGACCCCGCTCCGCATCGCCGACTACGCATTGGATACGTCTCTCCCGATTTCCGCAAACACTCCGTCGCGTTTTTTATGAAGCCGATTTTGGCGAGACATGATCCGTCGGAAGTCGAAATATTTTGTTATGCCCAAGTCGCTCAGCCGGACGAAACCACGCAACGGATGCGAGAATTGGCCGGGAACTGGCGCTCGACCGTTGGCATGTCCGATGCTGCGGTGGTGGAGTTGATTCGTCGCGACCAGATCGACATCTTGGTCGATCTGGCTGGCCATACGGCCGGTAACCGGCTCGGCGTTTTTTCCCAGAAGCCGGCGCCGATTCAGGTGAGTTATTTGGGTTATGGAAATACAACCGGTCTAAGCAGTGTGGATTATTGGTTGACCGGCGCGGTTGCGGATCCCCCGGGGGAATCGCGGCGGCATACCGAAACTCTGATCCGACTGCAGCGTGGCATTGCCAGTTATGCCCCTCCGACAGTTGCCCCGGACGTTGCTCCGCCGCCATCGGTTCGCAATGGTTTTTTGACCTTCGGTTCCTTCAACAAGCGGGTCAAAATCAATCCCGCTGTCATTCGATTGTGGTCGCGGGTGTTGGAATCGCTGCCGACGTCACGCTTGGTGCTCAAGGACCGCGCCTATGCGTCGCAAGAAATGCGTGAGATCACCCTGGCGGAGTTTTTACGCTGCGGTGTTGAAGCGGAGCGGATTGATTTGATTCCACGGGCGGAATCGTTGCGCGACCATCTGCAGTTGTATTCGCAGATTGATGTGGCTCTCGATCCGTTCCCCTACGGCGGCTCGACGACGACATGCGAGGCGCTGTGGATGGGGGTTCCGGTGCTGACGTTACGCGGAAATTGCTACGTCAGCCGAATGACGTCCAGTTTGCTCACGCAAATTGGTCTAACCGGGTGCATCGCCGAAACACCGGATGATTTTGTGCGGCGTGCGATTGCTTGGGACGGGCAAGCGGACTGTCTGGCAGAGTTGCGGCGCGAGTTGCGAACCGTCTGTGCCGATTCTCCACTCTGCGATGCGACCGGTTACACACAGGAACTCGAAGCCGTCTATCGCACGATGTGGCAAACCTGGTGTGCTCAAAGCTCGTCATTGCGAATTCACGAACGTGCTATCGGCGGCCGCTAG
- a CDS encoding beta-ketoacyl-[acyl-carrier-protein] synthase family protein, which produces MSSANHRNDRIVITGIGLTAPNGNDLEEYRANLLNGVSGVVPYETRYVGEVLAGVCQFDETRYQRRKEVRRGTRAGSVSIYCAQEAIAKSGLDWETVPKDRVGVYIGITEHGNVETENEIHEISQFDYDTKFWSHHHNPRTVANNPAGEVALSMGITGPHYTIGAACAAGNAGFIQGLQMLRLGEVDLAIAGGSSESIHTFGIFASFASQGALAKHEDPTKASRPFDMDRNGIVVSEGGCLCTLERLPDALARGATIYGEIVGYAMNTDATDFVLPNATRQAECIHLALSRAGLGPGDIDIVSSHATATEQGDIEECKALSAVFGDFPDVAINNTKSFIGHAMGAAGALELAGNLPAFQDGIAHATINVDNLDPKCGLPQIVANTPRQLDKVDVILNNSFGMLGINSVLIVKRYQAG; this is translated from the coding sequence ATGTCCTCAGCAAATCACAGAAACGATCGGATCGTGATCACCGGGATCGGCCTGACCGCTCCGAATGGAAACGATCTCGAAGAATACCGGGCAAATTTGCTCAACGGGGTTTCTGGCGTCGTTCCGTATGAAACACGCTACGTCGGCGAAGTCCTAGCAGGCGTCTGCCAATTTGACGAAACGCGTTACCAGCGCCGCAAAGAAGTCCGTCGCGGTACACGAGCAGGGTCTGTTTCGATTTATTGTGCTCAGGAGGCGATCGCCAAAAGCGGTTTGGACTGGGAGACGGTGCCCAAGGATCGCGTGGGCGTGTATATCGGCATTACGGAGCACGGCAACGTCGAAACGGAAAACGAGATCCACGAGATTTCGCAGTTCGACTACGACACCAAATTTTGGTCCCACCACCACAATCCACGGACCGTAGCCAATAACCCCGCCGGCGAAGTCGCGCTGAGCATGGGGATTACTGGCCCGCACTACACAATTGGCGCCGCCTGTGCAGCGGGGAACGCCGGATTCATTCAGGGACTGCAGATGCTGCGGTTGGGGGAAGTCGATCTGGCCATTGCCGGCGGCTCCTCGGAAAGCATTCACACATTCGGAATTTTCGCCAGTTTTGCCAGCCAAGGCGCTTTGGCCAAGCATGAGGACCCCACGAAGGCTTCGCGACCGTTTGACATGGATCGAAACGGCATCGTGGTCTCCGAAGGAGGCTGCCTCTGCACGCTGGAACGCCTACCTGACGCCCTGGCTCGCGGCGCGACGATTTACGGCGAAATCGTGGGCTATGCGATGAATACCGATGCCACCGACTTTGTGCTACCCAACGCCACGCGACAAGCAGAGTGCATTCACTTGGCGCTTTCCCGCGCGGGGCTTGGTCCGGGCGATATCGACATTGTCAGCAGTCATGCCACGGCGACCGAACAAGGCGATATCGAGGAATGCAAAGCTCTCTCGGCGGTATTTGGTGATTTTCCCGATGTGGCAATCAACAATACCAAGAGTTTTATCGGGCATGCCATGGGGGCGGCTGGGGCTTTGGAGCTGGCGGGAAATCTGCCTGCCTTTCAGGACGGCATCGCCCACGCTACAATCAACGTCGACAATTTGGACCCGAAATGCGGGTTGCCGCAAATTGTCGCCAATACACCGCGTCAACTCGACAAAGTGGATGTGATTTTGAATAACTCCTTCGGCATGCTGGGCATCAATTCGGTGTTGATCGTGAAACGGTATCAAGCGGGTTAG
- a CDS encoding acyl carrier protein — MNPEEIRQAILEILTRIVPDEDLSELDDSVSFREQIELDSMDFLDIVMELRKQYRVQIPEDDYIHLDTMDGTVNYLTPLMRDIQSPA; from the coding sequence ATGAATCCGGAAGAAATCAGGCAAGCGATCCTGGAAATCTTAACCCGTATCGTGCCTGACGAGGACCTGTCGGAATTGGACGATTCTGTTTCGTTTCGCGAACAAATCGAACTCGACAGCATGGACTTTCTCGACATCGTGATGGAATTGCGCAAACAATACCGCGTGCAAATTCCCGAGGACGACTACATTCATCTCGACACGATGGACGGTACGGTCAATTACCTCACCCCGTTGATGCGCGATATTCAAAGCCCCGCGTAA
- a CDS encoding phytoene desaturase family protein: protein MHYDTVIIGAGMSGLAAGIRLAYYGQSVCVLERHTTIGGLNSFYRLRNRNYDVGMHAVTNFAPPGSKVGPLSRVLRQLRFRWDDFDLRPQVESLVAFGETRLRFSNELQLFVDQVADAFPAQIDGFQKLLQRIDAHDDLPLDQQHLSARQVMGESITDPQLIDMILCPIMFYGSASPRDMDFHQFVIMFKSIFHEGFCRPLQGIRPILKALVRKYKSQGGELKLRAGVASIQLDGERAVGVVLDDGTEITADKVLSSAGYVETMNLCAGQQQILTPEDPGNVTFVEGQMIIEEQPADLGHTETIIFYCDSERFHYESPDTPCDLRSGIICCPNNFQYDEPLPEGIIRLTGLANGDYWMSLPEDEYRQQKEQWFDRMVAAAAKYIPDYRGKALDTDVFTPKTIKHFTGHVNGCVYGAPQKRLDGTTHLENLYLCGTDQGYLGIVGSMFSGITIANLHLLNR from the coding sequence GTGCATTACGATACCGTCATCATCGGAGCCGGCATGTCCGGGCTGGCGGCGGGAATCCGGCTGGCTTATTACGGGCAGAGCGTGTGCGTGCTCGAACGGCACACCACGATCGGCGGGCTGAATTCGTTTTATCGGTTGCGCAACCGCAACTACGACGTCGGCATGCATGCGGTGACAAATTTCGCGCCGCCGGGCAGCAAGGTTGGACCGTTAAGCCGCGTCTTGCGGCAACTTCGCTTTCGCTGGGATGACTTCGACCTCCGCCCGCAGGTCGAATCGCTCGTTGCTTTCGGGGAGACCCGGCTGCGATTTTCCAACGAACTGCAGTTGTTCGTCGATCAAGTCGCCGATGCCTTTCCCGCACAAATTGACGGCTTTCAAAAACTGCTCCAGCGGATCGATGCACACGACGATTTGCCGCTCGACCAACAGCACCTCTCCGCCCGGCAGGTGATGGGCGAATCGATCACCGATCCGCAATTGATCGACATGATCCTGTGCCCCATCATGTTTTACGGCAGTGCCAGTCCGCGGGACATGGACTTCCATCAATTCGTGATCATGTTCAAAAGCATTTTCCACGAAGGTTTTTGCCGCCCGCTACAAGGCATCCGACCAATTCTGAAAGCGCTGGTGCGAAAGTACAAATCGCAGGGAGGCGAATTGAAACTGCGCGCGGGCGTAGCGTCAATTCAACTGGATGGCGAGCGCGCGGTGGGGGTCGTCTTGGATGACGGCACGGAAATCACGGCCGACAAGGTTCTCTCCTCAGCCGGTTATGTGGAGACGATGAACCTCTGCGCCGGCCAGCAACAGATCCTCACTCCCGAGGATCCGGGAAATGTGACGTTCGTCGAAGGTCAAATGATCATCGAAGAACAACCGGCCGATTTGGGGCATACGGAAACGATCATCTTTTATTGCGATTCCGAGCGGTTCCATTATGAGAGCCCCGATACGCCCTGCGATTTGCGGAGCGGGATTATCTGCTGCCCGAACAACTTCCAATACGACGAACCGCTTCCCGAAGGGATTATCCGCCTGACGGGGCTGGCGAATGGGGACTACTGGATGTCGCTGCCCGAAGACGAGTACCGGCAGCAAAAAGAACAGTGGTTTGACCGCATGGTCGCCGCCGCCGCGAAGTACATCCCGGATTACCGCGGCAAGGCGTTGGATACCGATGTCTTCACGCCCAAAACCATCAAGCACTTCACCGGTCACGTGAACGGTTGCGTCTATGGTGCTCCGCAAAAACGCCTCGACGGCACGACGCATCTTGAGAATCTGTATCTGTGCGGCACAGATCAAGGGTACCTGGGAATCGTGGGCTCGATGTTCTCGGGAATCACGATCGCGAATCTGCACTTGCTTAATCGTTGA
- the guaD gene encoding guanine deaminase: MNSYTAIRGCFFDFIDDPWKHLGNDRAAARFERDGLLVIEDGIIRDFGPYADLAEKYSGVPLTHIRDRMILPGFIDGHIHFPQTRVLGAHGAQLLDWLQTSIFPEEEKYADRDYAEEAAEHFFNALLAGGTTTCQAFTTSSPVSTEAFFEEAARRQMRVIAGLTGIDKFAPPDTLISADDFYRESKRLIEQYHRCGRNLYAITPRFAVGCTEEMLTYAAQLKREHEDCWINTHISENPTEVRAARTEFPECSDYTAVHEKHGLLGAKFTAGHGIWLSNDEFRRFSQAGAALAFCPMSNLFLGSGLFRLGRALDPEHPVRLALGSDMGAGNAFSLIRVLDEAYKVGLCNNTMLDGSVNPLQQDLAEAERNKLNPYRAFYLATLGGARALYLDDLLGNFQPGKEADFVALDWTAGQQAISWRQSLTTKTGSPATIDEAAELLFGIMALSDDRSVAETWIAGQCAYRKESTDTAREAAYPLPLAAPQETFVNPQHSPASAKL; the protein is encoded by the coding sequence ATGAATTCTTATACAGCAATCCGCGGCTGTTTCTTCGACTTCATCGACGATCCCTGGAAGCATTTGGGGAATGATCGTGCTGCCGCTCGATTTGAACGGGACGGTCTGCTGGTGATTGAAGACGGTATTATCCGCGATTTTGGCCCCTATGCTGATTTGGCCGAGAAATATTCCGGCGTGCCGCTAACTCATATCCGTGACCGGATGATCCTCCCCGGGTTCATCGACGGGCATATTCACTTCCCCCAGACGCGCGTCTTGGGAGCCCACGGAGCGCAGTTGCTCGATTGGCTACAAACTTCGATTTTTCCCGAAGAGGAAAAATACGCTGATCGCGATTACGCTGAAGAGGCGGCAGAGCACTTTTTTAACGCATTGCTGGCCGGCGGAACGACCACCTGCCAAGCTTTCACCACCAGTAGCCCCGTCTCGACAGAGGCATTTTTTGAAGAAGCTGCGCGACGACAGATGCGTGTGATCGCCGGGCTGACGGGCATTGATAAGTTTGCTCCCCCGGACACGTTGATCTCCGCCGATGACTTTTATCGCGAGAGCAAACGTTTGATCGAGCAGTACCACCGCTGCGGTCGAAATCTATACGCCATCACCCCGCGATTTGCCGTAGGCTGCACCGAAGAGATGTTGACCTACGCCGCTCAATTGAAGCGCGAGCACGAGGACTGTTGGATCAACACGCACATCAGTGAGAATCCCACCGAAGTCCGTGCCGCTCGAACGGAGTTCCCTGAATGCTCGGATTACACAGCGGTGCACGAGAAACATGGATTGCTGGGAGCCAAGTTTACGGCCGGTCATGGTATCTGGTTGTCGAATGACGAATTCCGTCGGTTCTCCCAAGCAGGAGCCGCCTTGGCCTTCTGTCCCATGTCGAATCTATTCTTGGGGAGCGGTCTGTTTCGACTGGGCCGGGCCTTGGATCCGGAACACCCGGTGCGGTTGGCGCTCGGCAGCGATATGGGAGCAGGCAATGCATTCAGTCTGATTCGGGTGCTCGACGAAGCTTACAAAGTCGGACTCTGCAATAACACGATGCTCGATGGTTCTGTCAATCCGCTCCAGCAGGACCTTGCCGAAGCCGAACGCAACAAGCTGAATCCTTATCGGGCCTTTTATCTGGCCACATTAGGGGGAGCTCGGGCGCTTTACCTTGATGATCTACTCGGGAATTTCCAACCAGGCAAAGAGGCCGATTTCGTCGCCTTGGACTGGACGGCGGGTCAGCAAGCCATCAGCTGGCGTCAGTCGCTCACCACAAAAACTGGTAGTCCCGCCACGATTGATGAGGCTGCCGAACTTCTATTTGGTATCATGGCACTGAGCGACGATCGTTCCGTGGCCGAAACCTGGATCGCCGGCCAATGCGCCTATCGCAAGGAATCAACAGACACAGCGCGAGAAGCAGCATACCCGCTCCCGCTGGCGGCGCCCCAAGAGACTTTCGTGAATCCACAACACTCGCCCGCGAGTGCGAAACTGTAG
- a CDS encoding pseudouridine synthase: MASPRRKTRTQRTTPTLKTPQGDDSLVRLQKVLASAGFGSRRHCEEFIQSGRVTVDGKTVVELGLRVDPAKQKIQLDGETVNVEKKVYYVLNKPTGFLCTHSDPAGRRRVIDLFPKAKQRLFTVGRLDENSEGLILVTNDGEFANRLAHPRYRVSRVYEVQVAGIPTPDILRQMREGLRFSEGYFRVDRARRVRVKGKTAVLQLTLNQGRNREIRRLLARLGHKVMKLRRIQFGPIKLGKVNLGEHRTLTPHEVKQLEALLETKREIRSGRPPRKNAAPAKGKRTAPAKSKSAAPAKGKRSSPVKGKAAAAAKKRPQQKATKSRRR, encoded by the coding sequence ATGGCCTCTCCTCGGCGTAAAACTCGGACACAACGGACGACTCCCACGTTGAAAACGCCGCAAGGCGACGACTCATTGGTACGGCTGCAGAAGGTGTTGGCCTCGGCCGGATTTGGGTCGCGGCGGCATTGTGAGGAGTTTATCCAAAGCGGCCGCGTGACCGTGGACGGGAAAACCGTGGTCGAATTGGGCCTGCGGGTTGACCCGGCCAAGCAAAAGATCCAACTCGACGGCGAAACCGTGAACGTCGAGAAAAAGGTGTACTATGTGCTGAACAAACCGACGGGGTTTTTGTGCACACATAGCGATCCTGCGGGACGGCGGCGGGTGATCGATTTGTTCCCCAAAGCTAAGCAACGTCTGTTTACGGTTGGCCGTTTGGACGAAAACAGCGAAGGGCTGATTTTGGTGACCAATGACGGCGAATTCGCAAATCGCTTGGCGCATCCGCGGTATCGTGTCTCTCGCGTCTATGAAGTCCAGGTCGCTGGAATCCCGACGCCCGATATTTTGCGACAAATGCGGGAAGGCCTGCGATTCTCCGAGGGATATTTTCGCGTGGACCGGGCACGCCGCGTGCGGGTCAAAGGCAAGACGGCGGTGCTGCAATTGACGCTCAACCAAGGGCGCAATCGGGAAATTCGCCGATTGTTGGCGCGGCTGGGTCACAAGGTGATGAAATTGCGGCGGATCCAGTTTGGCCCGATCAAGCTGGGCAAAGTCAATTTGGGCGAACACCGGACGTTGACGCCGCACGAGGTCAAACAACTCGAAGCTTTGCTGGAAACAAAACGTGAGATCCGCAGCGGTCGGCCACCGCGCAAAAATGCCGCCCCAGCCAAGGGCAAACGGACTGCTCCAGCAAAAAGCAAAAGCGCAGCTCCGGCAAAAGGGAAACGCTCCTCCCCCGTGAAAGGGAAAGCCGCTGCGGCTGCGAAAAAACGTCCTCAACAAAAGGCTACGAAAAGTCGACGCCGATGA